The Pseudomonas allokribbensis genome has a window encoding:
- a CDS encoding cysteine-rich CWC family protein — protein MNKPDLCPACGARNDCTLADPRTADRACWCYGVSIDPAVLEALPPELRDQSCLCPRCAQVEAQLQAAKPSIP, from the coding sequence ATGAACAAACCTGACCTCTGCCCGGCCTGCGGCGCCCGCAACGACTGCACTCTGGCCGACCCGCGCACCGCCGACCGTGCCTGCTGGTGCTACGGCGTGAGCATCGACCCGGCAGTGCTCGAAGCCCTGCCGCCGGAACTGCGCGACCAATCCTGTCTGTGCCCGCGTTGCGCCCAGGTCGAGGCGCAACTGCAAGCGGCCAAGCCGTCGATCCCGTAA
- a CDS encoding pseudouridine synthase, with protein sequence MRVDRFLSNLPRYNRKQVRLLLVEKRVRIDGKVVSDPHSEVLEFSRVEVDDEVLQSGKPARYFMLYKPQGCVSATRDPEHPTVLDLIHEPDKDDLHIAGRLDFNTTGLMLITNDGTWSRRLTQPQTKLPKVYYVETEQDIGPEYAIKFAEGIYFAFEDLTTQPAQLELLGPRTARLSIVEGRYHQVKRMFGHFNNKVLRLHRESMGPLPLDHALKPGEYRALRTEEIHLF encoded by the coding sequence ATGCGCGTCGACCGTTTCCTCAGTAACCTGCCCCGCTACAACCGCAAGCAGGTTCGCCTGTTGCTGGTGGAAAAGCGCGTGCGCATCGACGGAAAAGTCGTCAGCGACCCTCACAGCGAAGTCCTGGAATTCAGCCGTGTCGAAGTCGACGACGAAGTGCTGCAAAGCGGCAAACCGGCGCGCTATTTCATGTTGTACAAACCGCAGGGCTGCGTCAGCGCCACACGCGATCCCGAGCACCCGACCGTCCTCGACCTGATCCACGAGCCGGACAAGGACGACCTGCACATCGCCGGGCGCCTGGACTTCAACACCACCGGCCTGATGCTGATCACCAACGACGGCACCTGGTCCCGGCGCCTGACCCAGCCGCAGACCAAACTGCCGAAGGTCTATTACGTCGAGACCGAACAGGACATCGGCCCGGAATATGCGATCAAGTTCGCCGAGGGGATCTACTTCGCCTTCGAGGACCTGACCACCCAACCGGCGCAGCTGGAGCTGCTCGGCCCGCGAACGGCGCGACTGAGCATCGTCGAGGGACGCTACCACCAGGTGAAGCGCATGTTCGGCCACTTCAACAACAAAGTGCTGCGCCTGCACCGCGAATCCATGGGCCCGCTGCCGCTGGATCACGCGCTAAAACCGGGCGAGTACCGCGCCT